The Candidatus Palauibacter soopunensis region CCTGAGCGCCGATGTGCGCCCCCGCGTGCTCGAACGGACGCGGGGGATCATCCGCGCCAACCTCTCCCGCGTCACCCGCTGGCTCGACGACCGCGCGGACCTGTTCTCGTACCGGGCCCCGGAGGCCGGCGCGATCTGCTACGTGCGCTACGGTCTCGACATCAACTCGACCGAGCTGGCGGAACGGCTGCGGGCCGAGAGGGGTGTCCTCGTCGTCCCCGGAGACCACTTCGGGATGGACCACTACCTGCGGATCGGCTTCGGCAGTCCGGCCGCGGCACTCGACGAAGCGCTCGACCGCGTAGCGGCCCTTCTCGAGGAGGCCTGCGCCGCCGTCGCCTAGCGTCGGTGGACACGACTCCGGGTTCCATGGTGCCGGCGACGGTCGAGGTCGAGGTCAAGCTCACCGGAGATCCGGCCGAGCTTGCCGCGGTCTTCGGCGACCTGGGCGGTACTCGCCCGGCCCGCGAGCAACTGGTGACGGTCTACTACGACACCCCGGAGGGCCATCTCCGGCGTCGCGGCTTCGCCCTCAGGATCCGGCGTGGGCGCGGCGTCCGGGAGCTGACCCTGAAGCGGGACGAGGGGGACGGGCTGACGCGCGGCGAGTGGACGTCACTCCTGCCGCCCGCGGCCCCGGAGGATGCGACGCCGAGGCTCGATCAACTCCCTCCTGAGGCTCCCGTAGGTGAACTCGCGATCCCGGATGCCGACGCGTTGAACCCCACCTTCCTCACCGACATCGAGCGCACGAAAAAGGAGGTCCGGACGGGCGACGCTCTGATCGAGGCGTCGCTGGACATGGGGCGGATCTCGGCCGGCGAACGCGAGGCGGCGGTAGCCGAACTGGAGCTGGAGCTGCTGAGCGGGCCGGTGGGGGACATGCTGGCGGGTGCGCGCGCTCTCCTGGAGAAGCGTCGCCTCAGGCTCGGGACGCGCTCGAAGGCGGCGAGCGGCACGGATCTGCTTCTCGGCACGTCGCCGCCCGCCGTCCGGGCGACCCGGGTGAAACTCGAACCGGCGGATTCTATCGGCGGGGCGCTCGCGAAGGTGGTCCGGGCCGCGTCCATCCATGTGACGGGGAATCTCGCGCCGGTGCTGGAGGCCGGCGATCCCGAAGGCATCCACCAACTGCGGGTCTCCCTGCGGCGGCTGCGCTCGGCGCTCCTCTTCCTCAAGCCCGATCTCGGATCCCGCGCGGCCGCCCTGAACCGCGAGGCCCGGCGGGCGCTCAAGCGGCTGGGCCCGGCGCGCGATTTCGACGTCTTCGTGCTCGAGACGTTGCCTCCGGTGATCGAGGCGAATCCGCGCGTCTCCGCGCTGCTCCGGCTTCGCGAGGCCGCCGAAGGCCGCCGGGAAGCGGCCCTTGCGTCGGCACGGAAGCTGATTCTCGGCCGGCGGTTCAACCGGTTCGTCCTGGACCTGCTGCAGGTGGCGCACGGCGGCGGTCTCGTCGTCGAGGACAGCGACGCGTCCCTCGTGGATACGGCGAGGGACAGGCTGGTCGCGAGATACCGGAGCCTCATGGAGGCGGGCA contains the following coding sequences:
- a CDS encoding CHAD domain-containing protein codes for the protein MVPATVEVEVKLTGDPAELAAVFGDLGGTRPAREQLVTVYYDTPEGHLRRRGFALRIRRGRGVRELTLKRDEGDGLTRGEWTSLLPPAAPEDATPRLDQLPPEAPVGELAIPDADALNPTFLTDIERTKKEVRTGDALIEASLDMGRISAGEREAAVAELELELLSGPVGDMLAGARALLEKRRLRLGTRSKAASGTDLLLGTSPPAVRATRVKLEPADSIGGALAKVVRAASIHVTGNLAPVLEAGDPEGIHQLRVSLRRLRSALLFLKPDLGSRAAALNREARRALKRLGPARDFDVFVLETLPPVIEANPRVSALLRLREAAEGRREAALASARKLILGRRFNRFVLDLLQVAHGGGLVVEDSDASLVDTARDRLVARYRSLMEAGSGFDRLTEPERHRVRIALKKFRYACDYSRALFPGPAVGPYLRRLSALQDDLGRLNDASVARLIARELAAADPSAAEGASRVGDWYDRWAREAEPGLVESWRTFAATEPFW